CCTGCGGAAACGTACACCAGGATGTTGATCCTGTTTTCGACGGATCATCGGCCTCGCGCCACTCAAACGTTGTTCCGTATTCACTTTTAGGCAATCCAAGGTTTTTGGCATACCATTCATTCATACTTTGCGGATTCTCGCATTTAAAAAATACGCCGCCTATGCCTGTTACTTTTTTCATATTTAAATGTGTTATAAGATTATGCCGGTACAAAATGGAATAAAATCAGGTATTGCACTATCAGTCTATACATTAAAACCAGTTAACGCCGGTTAAGTATTTTGGTATATGCAACCTTCAAGGCAATTTCCTTCTATTCCGGCACATTACCAAATCTGTTTTAAAATCCACTGTTAATGCCCATGGCGATGTTAGTTTAAAAAAAACAACTGATTGTGAAGGCTCAAAATGCGGACTACAGGCCATTTGTCTAAAAACTTTCCTGTCAATTCTTTTTTACTCCGCATAATATTTAACTAATTTTATATAACCAAAAACCTATGTTATTATGGATAAGATAGCCGCTCCTGAACCTCTATCAGAAAACAAGCTGGAGGTTGCCTTAATTAAACCGTTTGATAGCATCGCGCTTGCATTTTCGGGCGGTGGCTTTCGGGCGGCTTCCTTCGCGTTGGGTGTATTATCATACCTCGACAAAGTAAAATTTGATGATTCCGCCGATGAGCTTTTTGGACAAAGCCTGTTGCAAAAGGTTAACTATATGTCGTCGGCATCGGGCGGCACCATAGCAACCACGCTGTATGCATTGTACAACAGTAAAGGCAAAAGCTTTGGCGATTATTATAGCAAACTTTTAACAGCGCTAACCGGCGATGAACTGTTAAAACACGCGATGGAAATGCTGGCCGATAAAAAGTACTGGAAAACCAGGGAGCTTAAAAGCCGTAATATTATTAACGCGTTTGCACTGGCTTACGATAAATATTTATTTGATCATGCCAACCTTGAATCGCTTTGCCATGACGGGGCGCCTGGTAAGCATTTACAGGAAGTTTGTTTTAATGCCACCGAGTTTTTTACAGGCCAATCTTTCAGGCAGGATATCAAACTGGTGCCCGATGCCGGTAAAGACCCCTATTTCACCTACGGCAATATGGTTATATACCTGGATGAAAAAACAGCAGGTAAACTAAAACTGGGCGATATACTGGCCGCATCGTCGTGTTTTCCGGCAGGTTTTGAGCCTATAGTTTTTCCAGATGATTTTACGTATCCCGGCCTGTACCCGGCAGACCTAAAAAAGGCACTTACCATGCTACCGCAAACCGGCGATAAACAGGAAAAGGAATTTATAAGCAAAAAAACCTTTGGGCTGATGGATGGCGGCATTACCGACAACCAGGGCCTGCAAAGTATGATGTATGCCGATGGCCGCCGTACCCGGCACGAAACCGACCTGCGGCATTTTGATTTCCTGATGGTTAATGACGTGGGCAGTCATTTTATTACGCCTTATGTAATGCCCGAAGTAAAAAAGGGCTGGGAACTATCCATAAGGGGATTGATGCTGATAGCCGCGGCGGTTATTGCCATATTATCGGTGGGCGCCTGGTACGGTGTAAAACACAATTGTGCTTTATTAACAATAGGTTGCTCGTTACTCACTACCGTCCCTTTAATTTTTTTGGTAGCAACGCTTTATTTGAGGCAGCAGTTGTTGGGCGTTGCCAATTCGGCATTGATATTAAACTTTAAAAAGAATTTTACCGAACGGATAATTACCGTGCTGGTTGGCTATTTTGCAAAAACACCCTTAAGCATCATTAAACAAATGATAAGCGCAAGGGTACAATCGGTGCTGATGCTTAACCTGAGTATATTTTTAAAGCGTATAAGACAACTACTTTACAATAAATTTTACTTTTCGCCGCAGTGGAAAAACCGGGGCAAGGGTAACCATATTTATGACCTTTCTTTTTCAAACAACATTAACCGCGAAGCCAATGATGGCTACCACTCGCCAACGCCTCCTATACTCAACCCCAGCCGCGATATCCAGATTGTTGCCCAGGTGGCCTTCGATATGGGTACCACGTTGTGGTTTGACAAACAATCTACCGAGCAAGAGCATAGCGAAGCCTGTATTATAGCCTGCGGGCAGTTTACCACCTGTTATAACCTGCTGCAACATATTATGAGGCTGTTGGCCATAAAACCGGAAGATGCCCCTTTTGATAATAAATACCGCAACCGCTTAATAAAATTAGAACAGCAAATGCTGGCCGACTACGAGGCATTTAAAACCAACCCGTTTTTTTATTACAACCAATCGGGGGTAGATTTTAAGGTACCAGGCTTTAAGGAGGTTACAATGAAGGAAATTCCATTTCCGGAGGATTGGAAGGTGGATAATATTGAAACTGCCGATGTAATTAAGTAAAAAAACTGATCATATGCCGGGTATTCACCTGATACTTAATTTGGCTTTCGTGGCATCCATCAGATTAATTCCGTCCGAAGCGACAAAAGCAACAATTAGCCTGTTGTTTTTTGACGAATCTATCACATAGCTGATTCCGTTTTCTTTGGCTATTTCGGTAAGTGCTGATATTGCTTTATCCGACACAGGCTTATATAGTTCCTTCGATTTTGCTTCGACCTTCTTAATGGCATCATCCTGGACGTCTTGCATCCTTTTTTGAATGGCCTGAAACTCTTTCCCAATAACATCACGAAGAGAATCTGTCAATTTAGGATATCCATCACAACAAGGAAACCTATCGCTATATTCATTCATCATGGCTGTCAGTTGGTCTATAAATTGCTTTTGGTAAGCTTCTACCTGCTTTTTAACATCTTTAGTCTCCGGCATTTGCGCTATCAAAGCCTTAAGATCAATATAACCTATTTTTACCTGGGCAGAGGCGGCGTTACTTCCCAATATCAAGCTTAATGAGGTGATTAAGAAAATCAACGGCCTTTTCATATAAAACAAAGATATATTGCATTTCCCCTGGGAACTGGCCCGATTATGTTAAATTCTGTTAATTCGATCTGAAATAAAATCCGCTCCCTTAATGTAACTTTGCCCGATGATTTTAGAGGTAGAAGAAGAATTTATTGTTGGCGACGATACATTTCTGGATAGCGTTGTCCCCGATTCATCGCATGGGGTTGTTTTTGAGGATGACCTTACAACAGGCTATTTTTACGCGATAGGAAAAATGCCCGGCCAGGCAATCCTGGATGCCGTGCATATTTATAATGTAGCCGACGTTACAGATAAAGCAATCCCATGTAATATTAAAATAGCCTGGACCGACGACTGGCAATTAGCCTCGTTATTAATCAATAACTACTGCCACGCCATATTTGATTTTAAAAACAAAGTTGGCTATTCGCGCAATGCCTTCCCACCGAGTAATGGCAAATGGAGAACTGATAATGACCGAACTGTTTTGACGGACGAGTTGATAGATGAGTTGTTGATGGGGAAATAACAGATTCAATAAACTTCATAACAAAAACCTTAAGCCAACGAAAAATAAACTATTATAACAATAGGCGCCAAAGTAACAACAGCTCCAATCAAACCAATTAACAAAGTCCGGCCCCAGGAAAAGGTTTCGCCGCCCTGCTCCATATGCGTTTTCATTTGGGCACCCTGAAAACTTTGTACAATGTAAAATGTAACCCAGGAGTAAATTAAAGGGATTATTATTTTAGGAATATTAACAGAATCGGGGATAAAAAACACACCACCAAAAATTATCACGGTTGCTACTACAGTATAAACCCAGGTCATTTTAACTTTTTCAAGTTCATTAAACGCCTTGTAGTTTTCGGCAATCAGGTAACCGGCAACCAAGGGGCCACCAAGAAATGTTGCCACCCTTATGGCCTGGTCTTTATATATTTTTTTTGTTGTTACTTCTTCGTAAGTGGCTGGTTCGATAGTAGTCATATTAGGTTTAAATTGTTTATTCAGGAAACTAATATATATAAAGTTATTGAAATAAACTTCCTCACTCCCTCATCTTCTTCAGTTCCCGCAGCATCATCCCATAATCCATTCGCCTTACCATGGCGTTTATGGTGCTGGCTATCCGGTTGGCGCGGGTGGCGTCGGTTTTGGCACTATCTATCCATTTTATAAAATAGCCGCGGTGGCTTTCGGCAAGGCTGTTAAAAAAAGCCTCGCCCTCGGGCTCGTATTCAAAACATTCCAGCAGGTCGGCAGGTATCGCAAATTTAAAATCATCATCGGGTTCAAGCTGCGCGCGCAGCATGGCGCCGCGGCTTTTGTGCAGGGCTTTGCAAACATCTTTTTTCAGCGCCATAATAAAGTTGCCCTCGCCCATGGGCATCAGGGCCATGCCGCGCACGTCCAGGTTATCGAGTTTGCCCTTCACCCGGAAAGATTTTTTATTCCCGGGCTTCATTTCCTGTGCAATATCGGCCGGAATTTCAATATAAGTCCAGCCGGTTTTTTCGCCCTGTTCAGCAAATTGCAAAATAATGGTAGTAAAATCAACCATAGCGTGGTATATATTATATTTCTGTTGCTAAATATTTAATAAAAAATACCAATTGTTAAATGTTTGTTAAATCGTACAAATCTATTGATTTAGCTGTAACGAATGGAATAGTGCCGCTGTCTTATAGATATAAATTAAAAAACAAATAACCTCCAAACAACAACAATATGAAAACCTTAAAATCAATAATCGCAGCAGTAGCTTTAGTAATAGTATGTGGCGCAGCCAAAGCAAACGTAAATGCCGAAGGCGACAACCTGACCCGCAATTTCGCAATAAATACTTATGTAGATGCCATGACCCGCGGCAAAATTCAGGGCCTTGGCGATGTGGTTGACCAATCGGCCAAATTTAATATGTTACGTGGTAAAAACGTATTAAGCTTTACCAAAAACGAAATGATTGAGTCGATAAAATCAAACAAAAATATCGAGCAAAATTGTACCACCAGTACCACCATTATGGAAAGTAACTCCGACATGGCCGTTGTAAAAGTAGATATGCAGTTTGACGGCTTTGTACGCACCAACTACGTAACTGTTGCCAATACCGGCAAAGGCTGGAAAATTACCAACGTATACAGCGTTTTTAAATAAAAAGAGAGTTTTAGTTTAGTGTTTATAATGTAAGTAAGTATAGGCCCCGCCAGGCGGGGCCTTTTTTATTGCACACGAATGAGGCGAATTTATAAACACGAATGGCACGAATTTATTCGAATTGCACGAATTGCCTGTGCATCATGTATTGGAATTTACATAAACATTCGCTTAAACGCTGGCTAAAACTCACCCGGTCGAGGCTACGCCCGACCACCCTCTCTTCACCTGCGGTGGAAAGAGGGTTTATTTTTAAATAATTGATAATCAAATATTTATTTTAGTAACAACTCTAAAACCCTCTTTGCGGCGCAGCCGGAGAGAGGGTGGTCGGGCGTAGCCTCGACCGGGTGAGTAGTTGCCGCCATGCGATTACTTCATTGTCCCTTAGGGTAACTTTTTTACCGCACCAATGGCCTCAGCACCTTTTCCCATTTATCATAGCCTTTCGGGTTCAAATGCAGGTAATCGCTTTTAAACAGGCTACTATCGGGCTGGGTTGTGCCGGGTTTATAAGTGGCCGGCACTAAATCTACATAATAACTCTTAGGCTTATTCTTCAGGTAGGCTTTTATCAACCCATTAGCTTTATACACTTCGGCGTAATATTTGGCGCGCGATGGGCTTGGCTTTACCGACATATAATAAACCTCGGCTTTGGGCAGCTCCCTGTGTACCAGCATCCATAGCTTAGTAAATTCATCGGCTACAAACTGCCCGGATTTCCCGGCTGCGATGTCATTTTCACCGGCATAAATAAATATTTTGCGGGGGCTATAAGGCATCATGATATAGGGTGTATAATAATCAACCAATTGCTCAATGGTGCTGCCGCCAACGCCGCGTTTAATAATGGGCTTACCGGCAAAGCGTTGTTCCAGGTCGGCCCAAAGGCGGATGGATGAGCTGCCTATAAATAAAATGCCGTTCTTTTTAGGGAAGCTGATGCTGTCCTGGTGCTTAAAGGCTCTGATCTCGTTATCAAACGGAAACCCTTGCTGCGCAAACAAATTAGCTGTAAAGGCACAGCCTATTAGCAATAAAAGCAGTTTTAATTTCATCGTTTATGTAGTAAGGCGCTCTTCAAAAAACAAAAAGGGCAACTGGTTTTCAATGCCCTGTATTACCCAAACAGGCCCCTGCTGTGCATATAATATAATTTTGATGGGCTTGTTTTGTTTTTTTTCCACTTCGGCCAATACCTGCAGGCACGATCCGCATGATGTTACCGGGCGGGTAAGCTCAAATTCATCAGTCTGGGCGGTTACAGCCATGGCTTCCACCGGATCGTTGGGGTGGTTGGCGCCCCAATAAAACAACGCGACCCGCTCGGCGCATAATCCCGAGGGATAGGCTACGTTTTCCTGGTTGCTGCCATAAATAATTTTGCCGCTTTGCAACCGCAACGCCGCCCCTACCCTGAACTTCGAGTATGGCGAATGGGAGTTTTTTAATGCTTCGGCTGCTTCAAGACACAGCCTGTAATCTATTTTATCCAATTGTTCAATAGTATCGTATTCGTCGAAAGCTATTTTAATTTCGTGGTTAGTCATAATTATAACCCCTCAAAAAAAGAAGGGGAAACAAGATAAGAATTATTTGCGAAATAAGTTTGGTTTGGGTGGGAAAGTGTGTAGAAAGTTGCGGACAATACCATCCAATCATGCTCTTTGGGCGTTTCCCCGTTGGTAGAAACGGGGCCAGGCCTTTCATTCATACTGCACAGGCATTAGGAGCGGCCCGCACACATGGCCTTTGGGGCCGGTATCCATTGCAGTCCTTAACGCGGGGAAATTTGTCTGAACTTGGATTAAGCAGATTTTTCAGATTACAGGATTGTGGGGTTATCTATAGCGCTAGTCTTGTTAAATGGGTTGAATAAAGGCTAACTTGCGACTTTGGAAATGTTGTAAATTAGACGGAAAATTTTTGAATATTAAATTTATTGCTCATCCGGATGTTAATAGCATCAAGGATATAACAAGATTGTAAATCGACAAAAAATCGATTATGGATATCAAATATTTAACACTATTAAATAACAATCGTTCCGTTACAAATCAAGGGTCTGGTTTTGTTAAAACATTAGGGCCAATAACTGAAGCGGAAATTCTCAGTTTAGAAGCTAAATATAACAACGGGCATACCTTTCCGGCTGCTCTCCGGGAACTACTCTCTCTTGCAGGCAACTATTGTTATGTATTGGATTATGGTTTAAATGATACCCAGGAAGAGTTACAACAGTATGCCAGGAGAAACCTTACTGTGTTCGGTCGTACATTTAGTATAGAACGTCCTTTTTATGTTATTGACGTGTACGGTGGGTCCGACCAGTTCGTGTTCGTGTATCTCGATCAGGGACAAGATCCCATGACCTATCAAGCGGTGTTGTATAAACAGCCGGCGAGCGAAGGTTTCTGGATCCGTGAATTAGACATTAATTTATCTAAGTATATCGAGTCGGGAATAAAAAAGATATTAAGTGGAATAAATCCATTCTGATTAAAATCTTATTCCAAATGGATTTCTGGCAGACTAATGCCTTGCGCCGTATCTTATAATAAAATGTACCATTATCCACGTGGTTAATTGCGTGTCGAATCAGACTGCATTGCGCAGATCAAATTCACACGAATTCGCGGCCTGTCCTTAAAATAAAATGAATTATGCCGGATCTGCCCCCCTTAGCGCAAGTCTTGTGAAATGGATTGAGCAGGGCTGACTTGTGACTTTGGAAAAGCTCTTTTGTCTGAACCAGAGTTTTTCACATGTAAATGTTTTTTCAAAGGTGTTCAAGAGGGCTACGCCGTTTGCAGAATTAAAGAATTAGCAGAATTTCAGCTGCGGGTTATTGATAATAAGAAGCTCTCATCTTCCCGAAGTGTCAGCAGAACAGCTTCGGGCGAAAACGGCCAAAACGATGGCGGGTAGTGCGGTGGCAGGGCATAGGAAGTTTTTGCAAGTGCGGGGGATAAAGCGCACCGGGGCAAAATAATTCCAGCCCAGGTTTTGGCCGTTTTGCAGGGCAGAGGCCTTGCGCGCAAAGCATTTCTGCTGACTTGAATTATTCGCTGTCGTTTGTTTTTTATAGGTGCTCATTATCTCGCTACGCTCGGTCTTTTGGTCCTTTTTGTTTCAAGACAAAAAGGGATAGGCCCTCCCGCGGCCATGAGCGGGCCGATGTTGTAGCTTCTACAAGGTAATTTCGCAACCCACAAAACATCGGGCATAGTTCAGCGATTGCTTCGTGCCTCGCAATGACATAGTTTTCGCTCAGCTAAATCGTTCCCCGAAAAAGTAAATAGTTCATTAAACCCCTCCCTGCCTTTGCGCTCATTTCTATCGCGCCCCTCCCATGGGAGGGAATTGCTTCGTTCATCCCAATGATGGTTGTGAGAGGTGATTGTGGATACCTCCAATGATGGTCAGGAGATGGGCTTTTTTATTTCTGTAGCTGGTTTTCTATGCCGGAAAATCTCCTGTTTGATCCTAAAGAAAGCGTAAATCAGCAGGGTTAAACCCAGGATCCAAAACAGGGCGTAAAAATTTCTTAACTTCTCCATTTAATGCAAATATGGGGGTAATAAATATAATAATTGAATTTAGGTGATTGGGGTTTAAGCCAGAAAATTCACTTTAAAACAGGAGGCACCTACGGGAGCCCAAAAACTATTGCTTTTTTTACCACAAACACGGTACTCCGCCGGAATTATAAAAATCTGTAAATGCATAGCAGGATTGTTCTAAACCCCGAAACTTTTTCAGAACGATTTAGCACCCACCGACTATAGCAGAGTCGCGTGTTTATAGCATTTGCACCCACCCGCAAATTGGCTCCGTAGGTGCTCCCTGTTTACCGTTAATTTCAAAGTGGTGCGCGTTGAATTTCGCAAACAAGGGACACAAATTGCTAAATCGTTTTTTCAACAAAAAGCAACCCATGCAACAAAATGCATTTGATTGCCCTCCCCCCATAACTATCGACTCCTTTACCCGGGCCGGTCGCCGTTTTTTTCCCAAAACAGCGTTCCTTGTCAGTAAAAATCACCTCCCCAAAAAAGACTTAATGAATATTTTAGGGCTATTGTTCCAAAACAAAAATCCAGTTTTAAATTTGTTGATTTATTGAAAAAAATAAACCACGTTTGGCAGGTGCTTAACAGGGTGCCGGAAGGTGCCGGCGAGGGTTGACAAGGGGCTGGCAAGGGTGCGGCAGGTGCATTTGAAGGGAGAGTGTTTTTATATAAAAACCTGATTATCAATAGATTTATTTTCAACACGTCCCTTTTTTATATACAAACCTATAGCTAAATACAAATGCAAATACCGCACTGCATTTGCACCTCGTTATTTTATTTATTATATTTGAGTAGGCGGTTAAGTTGAGTGTTTATTAGCTCCAATAGCCACACATAGCGCCCCGTGATTAGATGCTTCGTACCTGCCTATGACAGGGAGGAGAGACATATTTCTCCGTGACTTATTTTTTGTTCCTGATATTAATTACTTGATACTGTATAAGAACTCACATTACTATAATCAATATTGGTTACCACGCTATAATCCGGTAAAAAAGTATTTTCACTGCTCAGGGCCATGTCCAGTTCAAAACTGGCGGGATATGGGGTGTTCAGCAGGCTGCCTTTGGGGATATAGGGGAACAGTTCGGCATAAGTTTGTATCTGACTGTGGTTGATGCGGCGGTAGATGAACATACGATGCAGATCGCAGGGTTTGGTGAGGCCGGCGGCACCTATCATCTGGATAGCGCTGCCTACCGTTGCCTTGTGGAAGTTGGCTACCCGTACCTTTTTATCATCGACTACCAGGCCGCGCATCAGGCTTTTATCCTGGGTAGCTACGCCGGTTGGGCAGGTATTCATGTTACACTCCAGCGCCTGGATGCATCCCAGGGCGAACATCATGCCGCGGGCGCTGTTACACATATCGGCGCCGATGGCAAAGTTTTTCACCAGGTCGAAACCGGTAGCTACCTTGCCCGATGCGATGAGCTTAATATGTTTTTTAATATCGAACCCGGTAAGGGCATCATATACAAAGGCCAAAGCCTCGCGCAGGGGCATACCTACCGAATTGGAAAACTCCAGCGGGGCGGCACCGGTGCCACCCTCTCCCCCATCAACGGTAATAAAATCGGGGTAGATGCCGGTTTTAACCATGGCCTTGCAAATAGCCAGAAATTCGCTTTTATGGCCCACGCACAGTTTAAAACCGATGGGCTTGCCGCCGGACAGGTCGCGCAGTTTTTTGATAAAAGTGGTTAAACCAATAGGATCGCTAAAAGCGGTATGATATGGCGGCGATACTACATCCTGCCCCATCTCTACCAAACGGATCCGGGCAATCTCGGGCGTTACCTTGGCTGCCGGTAAAATACCGCCGTGACCCGGCTTTGCGCCTTGCGAAAGTTTGATCTCGATCATTTTTACCTGCGGAAGCACGGCGCGCTGGGCAAAGGCATCGTAATCAATAGTACCATCCTTATGGCGACAACTGAAATAGCCGGTACCTATTTGCCAGATAATATCGCCGCCGGGCTGCAGGTGGTGATCGCTCAGGCCGCCTTCGCCGGTGTTATGGGCAAAGTTATCCAGTTTTGCGCCACCGTTAAGGGCCAGTATAGCGTTCTCGCTCAACGAACCAAAACTCATGGCTGATATGTTGAATACACTGGCCATATAAGGCTGCTTACAATCGGGCCCGCCAACTTTTACGCGCGGGGCCATATCCAGTGTATGGTGATCAATAGCCCCGATGCTGTGGTTAAGCCATTCGTAGCCATTTTCGTAAACGTCAAGCTCGGTACCAAAGGGGCGGGTATCATCAACCATTTTGGCGCGCTGGTAAACTACACTGCGGTTTTGACGGTTGAACGGGGTACCGTTGGTATCACTTTCTACAAAGTACTGGTATATTTTGGGGCGCAAATCCTCCATTAAAAACCGAAGGTGGCCAAACACCGGAAAATTACGCACGATGCTGTGCTTCTTTTGCACCAGGTCGTAAAAACCAACGGCATAAACAGGCACCATAATCACAAACGACCAGGCCGCGGGTTTCCAGACGATAGTCCACCCGGCAAGGGCGGCAAATATGATAAAGAATGAAACGATAAAGAGCTTTCTCATTGGACGGTTAAATTGGTATGAAGCTGGTGTTATATTATATAAAAGTAGATTTTAATTTAAACAATGGCGCAATTGTATGGTTAAACTGGTAATTCAACGTCGGCAAATTGTCATTCAATGTCTGAGAATTGTAAATTAGTAATAATAGATGTTTAAACATCTAATTTTGTATTATCTTTGTATCAACAAAAAAAACAAATATCATGTCAACACAAACAGCAACAAAATGGGTTATCGACCCAATGCATTCAGAAGTACAATTTAAAGTAAAACATTTAGTTATATCAACCGTGAGCGGTTTTTTCAAAAGCTTTGCCGGTGAGTTAATCACAGATAACGACGATTTTGAAAATGCCGAGATAGACTTTACGTTAGATATCGACAGCATCGATACCAACCAAACTCAACGCGACGAGCACTTGAAATCGGCTGAGTTTTTTGATGCGGCAACCTATCCAAAAATCAGCTTCAAATCAACTTCATTTACCAAAACCGGTGATGATGAATATGCTTTAAAAGGCGATTTAACCATCAAAGACGTAACCAAACCAGTATCGTTAGATGTAGAATTTGGCGGTTCGGCTGCTGATTTTTATGGTAACACCAAAGCAGGTTTCGAAATCAGCGGTAAAATTAACCGTAAAGATTTTGGCCTTACCTGGGATGGCGTTACCGAAGCCGGCTCAATTGTAGTAGGCGAAGACATCAAACTGTTAATTAACGTTCAGTTTGCCAAACAAGCTTAATTGTTTGAATGCTGTTGCTGTGTTTTAATAATTAAAATGCCGCTGTTGTTAAGTATACGTAACAGCACGGCATTATTGAAAACAGCAAAACAGCACCAAACCTTAAATAAAAAGCCATCCCGGAAAAGGATGGCTTTTTTGCGTTGGAGGGAGGATCAATATTCGATGCAACAAACAGCGCTGTCATGCTGAGCTCCGCGGAAGCATTGCGGGCAAAGGCCTCTCCACGCGTCCTTCGACAGGCTCAGGAGGACAGGCCTACCCTCCTTTAAAATAAACTTGTCTTGCTGAGTTGTAAAATTTCGCCAAACTATGAATGGGAATGACAAAAAAGTAAAAGACTGTCATGCTGAGGTACGAAGCATCTATTCGCGAACATTTCTGGTGTTACGCTTGGCTTAGAGTAGATGCTTCGTACCTCAGCATGACAGTATCTTATTATACAAAAAGATAAACTTACTTCCCCGCCGTTGTATCCCGCTCCACCAATTCCATCCCGCATTTGGAGCAGGTGCCGGGTTTATCAAAAGCTAAATCGGGGTGCATGGTGCAGGTATATTTACTCTTCGTTTTTACTACGGTTTTAGTATCCGGGCTGCTGCACGACGTAATGCTGCTTAAACCAAATGCGGACAGTGCCAATATGATGATTAATCTTTTCATGGTTATTTATTGTTTATAAATGAAGCAAAGCCAAATAAAGATACCACCAGCACCCCTAAAGCGGCAAGCATACTCACGATATCGCGGATATTTTTGCCGGCCCAGGTCATCCCGAAGTATTTATGCAGAAAGATAAAGGAAAGTCCCTCTGCCCTATCTACGCCCGTTACTTTGGTGGCTAGTTTAGATGTGGAGGTTTCGATGTACCAGTTATCGCCATTAGGATAGCTCACCCGCTCAACGGGCAGGCGTTTATTGATAAAACCATATTCGTTATCAAATTGCTTCA
The genomic region above belongs to Mucilaginibacter sp. KACC 22773 and contains:
- a CDS encoding heavy metal-binding domain-containing protein; protein product: MKRLIIILALSAFGLSSITSCSSPDTKTVVKTKSKYTCTMHPDLAFDKPGTCSKCGMELVERDTTAGK